The segment AATCATATTATCCAAAGCGGCTATGCTTTGAAAGTTTTCAGCACTTAGGAATTTGGCGTCTAAATCTTTATTATACCTAGCTTGCATAGCAGCTATAAGTGCGATAATATCGATGCTATCGATAAGTCCATTATCAAGCAAATTTAAATTTTCATCACTTATATCACCTCTGCCTATCTCGTTTAATAGGATTTTTGCTTCACTCATTTTTTAGTGCCTCTTTATCTATTTTGCCATTTTGGTTTAGCTTGAAATTTGATTTATGGATGAATTTTCGTGGGATCATATACTCTGGGAGTTTGGATTTTAAAAACTCTTTTAAATTCTTAATCTCATCTTGGCTTTCGTAAAATGCGATGATTTGAGAATTTTTAAATATACAGGCAACTCTATGGATATCTGTGTGTGAGCTTAGAGCCACTTCTATCTCGCCAAGCTCGATTCTAAATCCATTAAGCTTAATCTGAGAATCACACCTACCATAATATAGTAGATTGCTATATTTATCATAAGCGACTATATCACCGGTTTTATAAATTAGCTCTTTGTAGGCTGATTGAAGTGGGTTTTGGATGAAGGCTTGGGCTGTTTTATCAGCGTCATTGTAGTATCCGCTAGATAGGCTAGAGCCTTTGATATATAATTCGCCTTTTAAATTTGGTTTGGTTATAAGATTCATATTTTCATCAAATACCAAAAGTTCTGTATTGCTAAACGCCTTACCAATAGGCAAGATCTCATCATCACCAAACTCTCTATCTACCATATAATACGAACTTGCTAAGGTTGTTTCAGTAGGGCCATACATATTATAAAATTTAGCATTTTTAATGGATTTTATCCAGTAATTTAGCTGTTTTGTAGGCATCATCTCGCCACAAGATATTATCATTTTAAGGGATAAATTTGCTCCATTTAGGGCATTAGAATTAGCAAAATATACTAACACACTTGGCACCCAGAGAATGGTAGTAACGCTATTTGTGATTAGATACTCAACTACTTTAAGCGGAAAAGCAAAAATAGAGCTTGGTAAAATATGAGTAGTAGCACCAATAAAGGTATTAACATAGATATCAAAAACGCTTAAATCAAAATAAAATGGCGCTTGATTAGCTATAATGCTATCTTGGCTTATATTAAGGTCGCTAGAACAAGCTAAGATAAAGTCTAAAAGGCTTTTGTGGCTGATACTCACGCCTTTTGGCTCGCCTGTGCTGCCGCTAGTAAATAGCGTGTAGGCTAGGTCTGTGTCTATGATTTTGACGCTATTAAGAAGGTTATAATCAATCTTAAATTTAGATACATCATCTATAAATATTGTTTTGAGATTTAAATTTATCTTTAAATCTTTGGAGGTGATGAGTAGGGCGGGGCTTAGCTTTTTAACTATCTTTTCTACTCTTTGAGCCGGCATATTTTCATCTATTATTGTGTAGAAATTGCCACTTTTGAGCACCCCAAAAAAGCTTATAATCGCCTCTATGGATTTAGGTAAAATTATCAAAATAGGGGATTTATATATTTTATGATTTAAAATTTCACTAGCCAAAGCGGTGCTAAGCTCATCAAGCTTAGAGTAGCTAATGGTGGTGCCACTTGGCGTTATAAATGCTGGTTTATCTGGTAGGATCTTGGCTGTGTGAACTAGTATTTGATGGGTTGAGTTTAGCATATTTTCCCCTTAAAATTCAAAAAATAGGGGGGGGTAGAGCCTTTTGAATTAAATTTAATTTGATAAGAAATCTCAAATTTAAATCTCATCCCCCGCAAAATCTATCCTTCTATATAGTTTTTGAGTTTGCGACCGACTTTTGGATGCTTTAGTTTTTTAATTGCTGAGCTTTCTATCTGTCTTACACGCTCTCTTGTTACATTTAGCTCTTTGCCGATCTCTTCAAGCGTCCTATCACTCTCATCTTCAAGCAAGCCAAAACGCATTCTAATCACAGCTTTTTCTCTATCATTTAACTGATCTAAAACTTCATCTATCTGCTCTTTTAAATCCGCTTTTAATATCTGTTCCATCGGGCTTAATGCGCTTCTATCTTCTACGAAATCGCCATATTTGCCATCATCTTCGCTGCCGATCGGAGCTTCTAGGCTTATTGGCTCTTTGGTGATTTTGATAACTTGCTTAACCTTATCTACGCTTAGCCCAACTTCTTTAGCAATTACACTTACATCTGGCTCTTTGCCTTCTTCTTGGACATATTTTCTATTGATTTTATTAATGCGATTTATGGTTTCTATCATGTGGATTGGAATTCTAATAGTTCTAGCTTGATCAGCGATAGCTCTGCTGATAGCTTGTCTTATCCACCAAGTGGCGTATGTGGAGAATTTAAATCCCTTTTTATACTCGAATTTATCCACAGCTTTCATAAGGCCTATATTGCCCTCTTGGATAAGGTCTAAAAACGGCAACCCACGATTAGTATATTTTTTGGCTATGCTGACAACTAGGCGTAAATTTGATTTTGCCATTTTGGCTTTGGCGTCATCGCTGATATTTTTGCCTTTTTTGATCTGATCTAAGACATTTTTAAGATCTTTTGGATCTAGGTTAAAGCCGGTTTTGCTCGCTTCTTTGGTTTGAAATAGCTTTTTGATCTCCATATATGTAGATACCATTGTAGCTTCTGGGACTCTAGCTATTACATCTTCTTTGCTTAGTTTGGTGATATCTTTTAAGATTTGTTGGTGATTTTTTCTCAATTCAGCGCTAAACATCGGAAGTCTATACTCAAGTCTTTTAAGCTCTTTATCAAAGTCGGTATCGCTTTTTAAAGCAGTTTCAATAGACTTTACAATCTCATTTATTAGCTTGCTTGTTGGGCCTAAATCCATTAATTTATCTTTTAAGACCTTTTTTTTGAATGTTAAATTCAGTTTTGATTGTAGATCGACCTCATTTTCTACGGATATATTTTGCTTAGATGCGATTTTTAGCCAATCTTTTTTAGCTTTTTCAAGTGCTTTAAAGCTCTCTATTACCTTTTCAGCTCTCTTATCAAGCTTTTTAGGCTGTTTTTTGCTCTCTTCGATCTCTTCATCTTCATTATAGCTCTCTTCGATATCATCTTCTTCTTCGTTGTCTTCTTCATCAAAGCTTTTAAATAGCTCTTTAACTCGGCGCTCTCTATTAATCAAAGGCTCTTTATAATCTAGTATAAAATCTATTAGATACGGCACAGAGCAAAAGGCATCTATAATGATATCTTCACCTAGCTCAATCTTTTTGCTTATCTCGATCTCTTCTTCTTTGCTTAGTAGCGGTATTTGGCCCATTTCTCTAAGATACATACGAACAGGGCTATCAGATCGGCTCCACTCTAATAGATCAGTTTCGCTACTTAGGTCAAATTCGTCTTCTAAATTTGCTTCAGATGATTTTTGCGGGTCTGTTGTGGATGATCTTTTGGCCTCTTGGATCGTTTTTTGTTTGGCAGCTTCCACGGCGCTTGTTAGCTGAATTTTGTGTAATTCGGCTAGGGATTCTATCTTTTTGATCATTGCTGCGGTTGGGGCTTTGTCAAATAGCCTTACTAGTTGCTCAAATGTCACATAGCTTTTGGCATTTTCTCGAAATAGCTCTTCAATTTGTGTAAATACCTCTTTGGCTGCACTCATCAAAATATCCTTTGTATAGGCAAAATAAAGTCGGATATTATACACAAAAATTGATTAAATAAATTTGAAATTAATAAAATGAAATATAAATAAGATTATAGAGTGGATTTTGCGAATTTGGCTTAAATTTAGCCTAGGATTGCTCCTAGGCTTTTAGATTATCCTAGCCAAAATAGATCGCTAAATTCATTGAAATTATAGCTCTCTAAAAGCTTTTGATTATTTACTAAATCTTCTATTATTTGGCAAGTTTTTGGGCTAAATCTTGTAGCTAGATTGGCTTTAAATTTAGCTTTTAATAGTGGAATTCCCTCATCTCTTCTTCTTTTGTGACCGATAGGGTATTCTACTTCTACTTTTTTGGATTTTGTGCCATCTTTGTAGTAGATTTCAACTGCGTTTGCGATACTTCTTTTATCGCTATCTAGATACTCTTTTGTGTATCTTGGATCTACTTCTACTACCATTTTATCTCTTAGGGCATCGATGCGTGGATCTTTGGCTACGCTATCTTCATAATCATCAGCCACTAATCTACCAAATATCAAAGGCACAGCCACCATATATTGGATACAATGGTCACGATCGGCAGGATTGGCTAATTCGCCGGTTTTATTGATGATTCTATGGCCTGATTCTTGAGTGGTGATAACGATTTTTTCTATCTCATCTAGGCGATCTTTGACCTCATTATGAAGTGCCATAGCACACTCAACTGCTGTTTGAGCGTGGAATTCAGCTGGAAAGCTAATTTTAAATAGCACATTCTCCATTACATACGAGCCAAATTCTTGTGGAATTACTAGCTTTTGGCCTCTCATTTTGACATCTTCAAAGCCCCAGAATTTCGCACTTAAAGCTGATGGATAGCCCATTTCACCTGTTTTGGCTTTTAGTGCTAGATCCACCCCACGACTAGATGCATCGCCAGCAGCCCAGCTCTTGCGACTACCTGTATTTGGTGCGTGGCGATAAGTCCTTAAAGCACCACCATCTATGAAGGCATTTGAGACAGCATTGCGAATTTCATCATAGTTACATCCTAAAAGCTTAGCCGCAACCGCAGTAGAGGCGATACGAACTAACAAAACATGATCCAATCCAACTTTATTAAAGCAGTTTTCAAGTGCTAAGATACCTTGAATTTCGTGTGCTTTTATCATAGCTTCTAAGACGCTTTTGACCTTTAATGGGGCTTTGCCTTGAGATAAATTTTTGCGACTTACATAATCAGCCACCGCCCAAATAGCACCTAGATTATCGCTTGGATGTCCCCATTCAGCCGCTAGCCAAGTATCATTATAGTCTAGCCATCTTACCATAGCTCCTACATTAAAGGCCGCACGAATCGGCTCAAGTTGATATGAAGTGCCTGGAATTTTGCTACCTAATGGGCGAAATTCCGCCCCTTCAACACTTGGACCAAGCAGTTTAGCGCAAGCTGGATATTTAAGAGCCAAAATCCCGCATCCTAATGCATCAATCATAGTATATTTAGCCGTTTCATACGCTAACTCGCTAGTAATCTCAAAGCTATCAGCATATTTTGCGATTTTACTTAGCAACTCATCAAATTCAGGACGTTTAGCCTCTAATATTCCCATATTACTCATTTTCTCTCCTTATCTTTGGTGTATTTGTATAAATTTCATTGGCTCAGGCCCTATGTAGTTGCTACTTGGGCGAATGAGCTTGTTGTTGGCTCTTTGTTCTTTTATGTGAGCGCACCAGCCACTTACTCTACTCATTATAAATATAGGGGTGAAATACTCAGTTGGTATCCCCATAAAGTGATATGCTGACGCACTATAAAAATCCGCATTTGGCGGCAAACTAGGGCGTTTTTCTTTCATTACACCCTCAATGGCTTCACTAATAGCAAATAGCTTGTGATTATTGCTTAGGGCTTTTGACCATTTTTTGATAACGGCGTTTCTAGGATCACCGCCAACTCCATAAACCCTATGCCCAAATCCCATTAATAGCTCTTTATTAGCTAGTTTTTGATTTACTCCATTTATAGCATCTTCTACATTATCAAAGCTAGAAATTAGCCCAAATGCCGCCTCATTAGCCCCACCATGAAGTGGCCCACGAAGAGCACCTATAGCACCAGCAACGGCCGAAAAAATATCGCTTTTTGTAGAGGCACAAATCCTAGCTGTAAATGTAGATGCGTTAAATTCATGCTCAGCATATAAAATTAGTGAGCAATGCATAGCTTTTACAAATTCAGCCGGTGGCGTTTTTTGGTGTAATTTTTCCAAGAAATACCCAGCTATGCTATCTTCTTTACTCTCAAAATCTATCTCTTTACCGCCATTTATATAGTTATGCCAAAAGCAAATAACGCTAGGAAGAACTCCAAGAAGGCGAATAATCTTATCATCTTGATCGCTAAAATCATCCTTTTCAGCTTCTAAAGTCCCAAGCAAAGCAACCGCACTTTGGCATACATTCATCGGATGAACGCCTTTTGGTATGAGCTTTAGCATAGCTTTAAGCTCAACGCTAAGAGGGCGAGATGCTATAATTTTGCTTTTATAATCTTTTAGTTCATTTGCGTTTGGAAGTTTAGCATATTGTAATAAATATGCAACCTCTTCAAATTCACAATGCTCTGCTAAATCCTCAATAGCATAACCATAATAATTCAACCCATTGCCAGTCCCGCAAGTACATATCGCACTCTCACCAGCTATAACTCCGGCTAATCCGCCTTGTTTTTTTGCTGCTTCGCTGATACTCATTTTTTATCCTTTGCAAATAGTTGGTCTAATTTATTTTCAAATTCATAATAATCTAACATTTGATATAGCTCTTCACGAGTTTGCATGATATCTAAGACATCTTTTTGATGGCCGTTTTTGATAATGCTATTAAAGACTTCAACGGCGGCTTTATTCATCGCTCTATTAGCTGAAAGTGGATATAGCACCAGTTTTATACCTACACTTGCTAACTCACTTTGGCTAAAATATGGAGTTTTGCCAAATTCAGTTATATTGGCTAAAACAGGCACTTTAAGAGCCTTTGTATACTCTTTATACTCTTCTAAGGTATGGACAGCCTCAGCAAATATCATATCAGCCCCAGCAGCTTCATATGCTAAGGCTCTCTCTAAGGCTTTTTGCTGACCCTCCATAGCGTGTGCGTCTGTTCTAGCCATGATTACGAAATTCTCATCAGTTCTAGCATCTAGGGCAGCTTTTAATCTATCTGTCATTTCAGATATACTTACAAGCTCTTTATTTGGTCTGTGGCCACAACGCTTTTGAGCTACTTGATCTTCTATATGGCAAGCGGCCGCTTCGGCTTTTATAAGCTCTTTTATTGTCCTAGCTATATTAAAAGCACCACCAAATCCAGTATCAACATCCACCAAAAGCGGAGTATCTACTCTTGAAGTTATGCGTCTTACATCGATTAAGACATCTTCAAGGCCTACAATCCCAAGATCAGGCAGACCATAGCTAGCACTAGCTACACCACTACCTGATAGATATATAGCTTTTGCTCCAAGCTTTGTAGCTTGAAGGGCGCTATATGCGTTTATAACACCTAATACCGCAAGTGGGTTATTTGAATTTACAGCTTCTCTAAAGCTTTTTCCTGGACTTTTTATACTCATTTTTTCTCCTTTATTATTGGGTAACCTAATGTCGCAATCACCTCTTTACAATGATCTAAGACGCTAGGATCTTCTATTGTTGCTGGAATTTTACATTCAACGCCATCTGCTAACTCTTTTAAGCTTTTGCGCAAAATCTTGCCACTTCTAGTTTTTGGCAAGGCATTAACCACGCAAGCTAATTTAAAACTAGCAACCGCACCGATCTCTTGGCGGATTAGAGCTATGGCTCCATCTACGATCCCTCTATGATCTCTTTCGATTCCTTGTTTTAAGACTATAAATCCCATAGGAACTTCACCCTTTAAATCATCATTTACACCGATTACTGCGCACTCTGCGATATCAGGATGCTTAGATATGATCTCCTCCATCTCGCCAGTAGAGAGCCTATGACCTGCTACATTGATGATCCCATCCATCCTACCTAAGACATAAACATATCCATCTTTATCTATATAGCCTGTATCGCCTGTGAGATAGTAGCCTTTGAAGTGATCTAAATATCCTTTTCTATATCTCTCATCATTTTCCCAAATTCCCATTAAACAAGCCGGCGGAAGTGGTAATTTAAGGCATAAGGCTCCTTTTTTGCCTGATCCTAACTCTTTGCCATTTTCATCAAGGACTTTTAGATTAAATCCCGGCATTGGTTTTGTAGGGCTACCTGGCTTTATAGGCATCTCTTCTAATCCTAATGGATTAGCGACAATAGCCCAGCCGGTTTCGGTTTGCCACCAGTTATCTACTACTATCTTTTTGGTAACTTTCATTATCCACTTTAGCGTATCACTATCACATCTCTCACCGGCTACAAAGATCGCTCTAAGGCTATCTAAATTATAATTTTTTATTAACTCGCCCTTATGGTCTTCTCGCCTAATAGCACGAAATGCAGTAGGTGCTGAGAACAATACATTTACCTTATACTCATCTACAATTCGCCAAAACGCAGCTGGATTAGGCGTGCGAACTGGTTTTCCCTCATATACTATAGTGGTGCAACCATTCATAAGTGGCCCATAAACGATATATGAGTGACCAACAACCCAACCCACATCACTAGCAGCGAAGAATACATCGCCAGGTTTGGCATTATATATATTATCCATTGACCACTTCATAGCTACGCTATGACCGCCATTTGATCTGATTACACCTTTTGGTGAGCCTGTGGTGCCTGAAGTGTATAAAATATATAGCGGATCAGTAGCTAGCACCGGCACACAATCTACGCCTTTGGTTTTCTCTTCTTCGCTCTCCCAATCGATATCACGCCATGGGAGCATATTTGCCTTATATTGTGGTCTTTGCCAAATTAGACAAGTTGTAGGCTTATGAGATGATTGCTTGATGGCTTCATCTAAGATTGGTTTATATGGTATTATGTTGCTTACTTCGATACCGCAACTAGCACTTATCACAACTCTAGGCTTGGCATCTTCAATTCTAGTAGCAAGCTCATGAGCAGCAAACCCACCAAATACCACGCTATGGATAGCGCCAATTCTCGCACACGCTAGCATCGCAATTACAGCTTCAGCCATCATTGGCATATATATCACAACTCTATCGCCTTTGACAACGCCTTTATTTGTCAAGATTCCAGCGACTTTAGCGACTCTATCTCGAAGTTGTCTATATGTATATTTCTTCTTAGTATCAGTAACAGGGGAGTCATATATCAAAGCGAGTTGATCCCCTCTGTTATTGTGTATATGCAAATCTAGGGCGTTATAGCATGTATTCATACACCCGCCAACAAACCATTTATAGTGATCCCCACTATCATCTAAAACTTTATCCCATTCATTATACCAATGAACTTTTTGAGCAGCTAATGCCCAAAAATTTTCTGGTTCATTAATGGAGAGATCATAAGACTCTTGATAAGGGCTAGAACTCATAGTAATCCTTTCTTGTTTGTTAAGCACATTATAGAGATTTATAAAAGAAATTAAAATGTTAAAATTTGTTACAATTTGTAAATTTTTGTCTATAAAATTTCAAATTTGGACAAAATTTATACAAAATTTAGCTAAATTGTCGCATAATCAAACAAGAATTTTAACTATAAATTTGCGTAAAATTTGATTTATTTTTTTGTATTGTTACTTTAAGTAACATTATATTTTTAAAGGAAGCCAAAATGCTAAGTGCTATGGATAGATTGATAATAATATTTGAAAAATCAAAGCTATCAATGAGTAAATTCGCTACAATCCTTGGCAAGGATAGGCGAACTCTGCTCTCTTGGATAGAAAATAAAGATACAAAATCTCTAAATGATGATATCAAATCTACAATTTGTAGCTATTTTAGGTATTATAAAGATATATGGGATTGCGATGAAAGCGAGTTTTATCGCTATATTAATGAGCTTGATGATAGTAGTTTAAGGATCATAGATGATGGATATGAGTCGCTTTTAAAATATATCTATGAAAATGAAAATGAAGGCTCATTAATCCTTCATCCTACATTTCCTAATCCAGCTTATAGGGATTTTGTAATTCAGAGCATTTATAATGATTTTGATAGCCAAGAAGCTGCTAAATATAGGCAAAAGCGTGGTTTAAAGATGAGAGCGCAC is part of the Campylobacter lanienae NCTC 13004 genome and harbors:
- a CDS encoding phosphopantetheine-binding protein; this translates as MSEAKILLNEIGRGDISDENLNLLDNGLIDSIDIIALIAAMQARYNKDLDAKFLSAENFQSIAALDNMIKLAYGI
- a CDS encoding amino acid adenylation domain-containing protein, with translation MLNSTHQILVHTAKILPDKPAFITPSGTTISYSKLDELSTALASEILNHKIYKSPILIILPKSIEAIISFFGVLKSGNFYTIIDENMPAQRVEKIVKKLSPALLITSKDLKINLNLKTIFIDDVSKFKIDYNLLNSVKIIDTDLAYTLFTSGSTGEPKGVSISHKSLLDFILACSSDLNISQDSIIANQAPFYFDLSVFDIYVNTFIGATTHILPSSIFAFPLKVVEYLITNSVTTILWVPSVLVYFANSNALNGANLSLKMIISCGEMMPTKQLNYWIKSIKNAKFYNMYGPTETTLASSYYMVDREFGDDEILPIGKAFSNTELLVFDENMNLITKPNLKGELYIKGSSLSSGYYNDADKTAQAFIQNPLQSAYKELIYKTGDIVAYDKYSNLLYYGRCDSQIKLNGFRIELGEIEVALSSHTDIHRVACIFKNSQIIAFYESQDEIKNLKEFLKSKLPEYMIPRKFIHKSNFKLNQNGKIDKEALKNE
- the rpoD gene encoding RNA polymerase sigma factor RpoD, yielding MSAAKEVFTQIEELFRENAKSYVTFEQLVRLFDKAPTAAMIKKIESLAELHKIQLTSAVEAAKQKTIQEAKRSSTTDPQKSSEANLEDEFDLSSETDLLEWSRSDSPVRMYLREMGQIPLLSKEEEIEISKKIELGEDIIIDAFCSVPYLIDFILDYKEPLINRERRVKELFKSFDEEDNEEEDDIEESYNEDEEIEESKKQPKKLDKRAEKVIESFKALEKAKKDWLKIASKQNISVENEVDLQSKLNLTFKKKVLKDKLMDLGPTSKLINEIVKSIETALKSDTDFDKELKRLEYRLPMFSAELRKNHQQILKDITKLSKEDVIARVPEATMVSTYMEIKKLFQTKEASKTGFNLDPKDLKNVLDQIKKGKNISDDAKAKMAKSNLRLVVSIAKKYTNRGLPFLDLIQEGNIGLMKAVDKFEYKKGFKFSTYATWWIRQAISRAIADQARTIRIPIHMIETINRINKINRKYVQEEGKEPDVSVIAKEVGLSVDKVKQVIKITKEPISLEAPIGSEDDGKYGDFVEDRSALSPMEQILKADLKEQIDEVLDQLNDREKAVIRMRFGLLEDESDRTLEEIGKELNVTRERVRQIESSAIKKLKHPKVGRKLKNYIEG
- the prpD gene encoding 2-methylcitrate dehydratase — its product is MSNMGILEAKRPEFDELLSKIAKYADSFEITSELAYETAKYTMIDALGCGILALKYPACAKLLGPSVEGAEFRPLGSKIPGTSYQLEPIRAAFNVGAMVRWLDYNDTWLAAEWGHPSDNLGAIWAVADYVSRKNLSQGKAPLKVKSVLEAMIKAHEIQGILALENCFNKVGLDHVLLVRIASTAVAAKLLGCNYDEIRNAVSNAFIDGGALRTYRHAPNTGSRKSWAAGDASSRGVDLALKAKTGEMGYPSALSAKFWGFEDVKMRGQKLVIPQEFGSYVMENVLFKISFPAEFHAQTAVECAMALHNEVKDRLDEIEKIVITTQESGHRIINKTGELANPADRDHCIQYMVAVPLIFGRLVADDYEDSVAKDPRIDALRDKMVVEVDPRYTKEYLDSDKRSIANAVEIYYKDGTKSKKVEVEYPIGHKRRRDEGIPLLKAKFKANLATRFSPKTCQIIEDLVNNQKLLESYNFNEFSDLFWLG
- a CDS encoding citrate/2-methylcitrate synthase, with product MSISEAAKKQGGLAGVIAGESAICTCGTGNGLNYYGYAIEDLAEHCEFEEVAYLLQYAKLPNANELKDYKSKIIASRPLSVELKAMLKLIPKGVHPMNVCQSAVALLGTLEAEKDDFSDQDDKIIRLLGVLPSVICFWHNYINGGKEIDFESKEDSIAGYFLEKLHQKTPPAEFVKAMHCSLILYAEHEFNASTFTARICASTKSDIFSAVAGAIGALRGPLHGGANEAAFGLISSFDNVEDAINGVNQKLANKELLMGFGHRVYGVGGDPRNAVIKKWSKALSNNHKLFAISEAIEGVMKEKRPSLPPNADFYSASAYHFMGIPTEYFTPIFIMSRVSGWCAHIKEQRANNKLIRPSSNYIGPEPMKFIQIHQR
- the prpB gene encoding methylisocitrate lyase, translated to MSIKSPGKSFREAVNSNNPLAVLGVINAYSALQATKLGAKAIYLSGSGVASASYGLPDLGIVGLEDVLIDVRRITSRVDTPLLVDVDTGFGGAFNIARTIKELIKAEAAACHIEDQVAQKRCGHRPNKELVSISEMTDRLKAALDARTDENFVIMARTDAHAMEGQQKALERALAYEAAGADMIFAEAVHTLEEYKEYTKALKVPVLANITEFGKTPYFSQSELASVGIKLVLYPLSANRAMNKAAVEVFNSIIKNGHQKDVLDIMQTREELYQMLDYYEFENKLDQLFAKDKK